Proteins encoded within one genomic window of Bacteroides sedimenti:
- a CDS encoding AAA family ATPase, which translates to MKFTIDTDNKEFQDALNLIQYTRQSVFLTGKAGTGKSTFLKYICENTRKKHVVLAPTGIAAINAGGSTLHSFFKLPFYPLLPDDPNFSLQGGRIHDFLKYRKAHRKLIKEVELIIIDEISMVRADIIDFVDRVLRVYSNNMREPFGGKQILLVGDVYQLEPVIKNDEREILNRFYPSPFFFSARVFNEIDLVSIELRKVYRQSDKVFVGVLDHIRTNTAGAADLQLLNTRYNTRIEEAEQDMYITLATRRDNVDYINNKKLAELPGDSVVFEGEITGDFPENSLPTPKDLELKVGAQIIFIKNDYERRWVNGTIGVISGIDEDGTIYVLTDDGRECDVNKDCWRNIRYVYNEKEKKIEEEELGVFLQYPIRLAWAITVHKSQGLTFSRVVIDFSGGVFAGGQAYVALSRCTSLEGIQLKKLISRGDIFVKPEIVEFASRFNNQMAIEKALKQAQADIQYSEAVKQFDKGNFEEFLEQFFLAIHSRYDIERPIVKRFIRKKLGIINKLKEENVAIKRKMEEQRQNLKKYAKEYYQMGNDCVTHAHDLRAALANYNKALELDPKMVDAWVRKGLTLFEDNMIPEALGCLNEAVKLSPRAFKPRYNRGRIQLELNHIEEGITDLEKACDIKPEHTKSHELLGDAYARLGEEEKAAIHWRIAEELKKRKDNSNN; encoded by the coding sequence GTGAAATTTACGATCGACACAGATAACAAAGAGTTCCAGGATGCTCTGAATCTTATTCAATATACCCGCCAATCAGTCTTTCTCACCGGAAAAGCGGGAACAGGGAAATCGACATTCCTGAAATACATCTGTGAAAACACCCGGAAAAAGCATGTGGTACTTGCTCCAACAGGAATTGCAGCAATCAATGCCGGTGGCAGCACACTTCACAGCTTCTTTAAACTGCCCTTTTATCCGCTTCTGCCCGATGACCCGAACTTCAGTTTGCAGGGAGGACGCATCCACGATTTCCTGAAATACCGGAAGGCTCACCGCAAGTTGATTAAGGAGGTAGAACTAATCATCATTGATGAGATTTCGATGGTACGGGCAGACATCATTGACTTTGTAGATCGGGTGTTAAGGGTTTACTCCAACAATATGAGAGAACCTTTCGGAGGAAAACAAATTTTGTTGGTGGGCGATGTCTATCAGCTGGAGCCTGTCATAAAAAATGATGAACGAGAGATTCTAAACCGGTTCTACCCCTCTCCCTTTTTCTTCTCGGCAAGAGTGTTTAATGAAATTGACCTGGTATCGATTGAGCTGAGGAAGGTCTACCGGCAAAGTGATAAAGTGTTTGTGGGAGTACTGGACCATATACGTACCAACACGGCCGGAGCTGCCGACCTGCAACTGCTTAACACACGATACAACACCCGCATTGAAGAAGCCGAACAAGATATGTATATAACACTGGCCACACGCAGGGACAATGTAGATTACATAAATAATAAGAAGCTGGCCGAACTGCCGGGCGACTCGGTCGTATTCGAAGGAGAGATAACCGGAGATTTCCCGGAAAACAGCCTCCCCACCCCCAAAGACCTGGAGCTGAAGGTGGGAGCTCAGATTATATTCATCAAGAATGACTACGAACGAAGGTGGGTGAATGGTACCATCGGAGTGATATCGGGAATAGATGAAGACGGGACTATATACGTGCTGACCGACGACGGGCGGGAATGCGACGTGAACAAGGACTGCTGGCGCAACATCCGCTACGTATATAACGAGAAAGAGAAAAAGATAGAAGAAGAGGAACTTGGAGTGTTTTTGCAATACCCCATCCGTCTGGCATGGGCAATTACGGTACATAAGAGTCAGGGGCTAACCTTTAGCCGGGTGGTTATCGATTTCAGCGGCGGAGTCTTTGCCGGTGGTCAGGCATACGTGGCATTGAGTCGTTGCACTTCACTCGAAGGAATTCAGCTGAAAAAGTTGATTTCAAGAGGCGACATCTTCGTAAAACCAGAGATAGTGGAGTTCGCTTCGCGTTTCAACAATCAGATGGCTATTGAAAAAGCCCTGAAACAAGCGCAAGCAGATATACAGTATTCAGAAGCTGTAAAGCAATTTGATAAAGGCAATTTCGAGGAGTTTCTGGAGCAATTCTTTTTAGCAATCCACTCCCGCTACGACATTGAAAGACCAATCGTAAAAAGATTTATACGGAAAAAGCTGGGAATCATAAACAAATTAAAGGAAGAAAACGTTGCTATAAAGAGGAAAATGGAAGAACAGCGGCAAAATCTGAAAAAGTACGCCAAAGAGTACTATCAGATGGGAAACGATTGTGTGACACATGCACATGATCTGCGGGCTGCTCTGGCCAATTATAATAAAGCACTCGAACTGGACCCGAAGATGGTGGACGCCTGGGTAAGAAAAGGACTCACACTCTTTGAAGACAATATGATACCCGAGGCACTGGGATGCCTCAACGAAGCGGTGAAGCTGAGTCCGAGAGCTTTCAAACCCAGATACAACCGGGGAAGAATTCAGCTGGAACTGAATCACATCGAAGAGGGAATTACCGATCTGGAGAAAGCATGCGATATAAAACCCGAGCATACAAAATCGCATGAACTGTTGGGCGACGCCTATGCCAGACTTGGAGAAGAGGAAAAAGCTGCAATTCATTGGCGGATTGCCGAAGAGTTGAAAAAAAGAAAAGATAATTCTAATAATTAA